A single region of the Arthrobacter sp. zg-Y20 genome encodes:
- a CDS encoding ammonium transporter, with amino-acid sequence MDSGNTAWLLASSALVCLMIPGIAFFYGGMVGSRRILNMMMMCFGGASLVAVLWVLYGYSAAFGDSLGGLGLLGNPAEFFGLSALLTEDPAASIPLALFAAFQLMFACVTTALVAGSAAGRMKFGAWMVFAGLWATLVYFPLAHWVFAFDNEDGTVVGGWIANQLGAIDFAGGTAVHLNAGVAALALALVLGRSKGWPHSHGQPHSRPLILLGASLLWIGWYGFNAGSALSAGHSAAVVFLNTAVAAAAGLLGWALMERMRLGRSSSLGAASGLISALVAITPACGAVSPLGAVAIGAIAGLVCSLAIELKFRLGFDDSLDVVGVHAVGGLLGTLLIGLFATDAAPNGVSGLFYGGGFSLLGIQAVACLAVLAYSFAVTWLIAKVLQLTIGLRIPEESELKGIDLIAHSESAYLNDEEPVELGAPTRS; translated from the coding sequence ATGGACTCTGGAAACACGGCCTGGCTGCTGGCCAGTTCGGCACTGGTCTGCCTGATGATCCCCGGGATCGCCTTTTTCTACGGCGGCATGGTGGGTTCACGGCGGATCCTGAACATGATGATGATGTGCTTCGGCGGAGCCAGCCTGGTGGCCGTCCTATGGGTGCTGTACGGGTATTCCGCAGCGTTTGGCGATTCGCTCGGGGGCCTGGGCCTGCTGGGTAACCCGGCAGAGTTCTTCGGCCTTTCCGCGCTGCTCACCGAGGACCCGGCAGCGTCCATTCCCCTGGCGCTGTTTGCCGCCTTCCAGCTGATGTTCGCCTGCGTCACCACCGCCCTGGTGGCCGGTTCCGCCGCCGGCCGGATGAAGTTCGGTGCGTGGATGGTCTTTGCCGGACTATGGGCCACATTGGTTTACTTCCCCCTCGCGCACTGGGTCTTCGCCTTCGACAACGAGGACGGCACCGTGGTGGGCGGCTGGATCGCCAACCAGCTGGGCGCCATCGACTTTGCCGGCGGCACCGCCGTGCACCTGAACGCCGGGGTGGCCGCCCTGGCCCTGGCCCTGGTCCTGGGCCGCAGCAAGGGCTGGCCGCACAGCCATGGCCAGCCGCACAGCCGCCCGCTGATCCTGTTGGGGGCCAGCCTGCTGTGGATCGGCTGGTACGGCTTCAACGCCGGATCCGCCCTAAGCGCCGGACATTCCGCCGCGGTTGTATTCCTTAATACTGCCGTCGCGGCTGCCGCGGGACTGCTCGGCTGGGCCCTGATGGAACGCATGCGGCTGGGCCGGTCCTCCAGCCTGGGCGCGGCGTCGGGCCTGATCTCAGCACTGGTGGCCATCACCCCGGCCTGCGGCGCGGTCAGCCCGCTGGGCGCCGTGGCCATCGGCGCTATTGCGGGACTGGTCTGCTCGCTGGCCATCGAGCTGAAGTTCCGGCTCGGCTTTGACGACTCCCTGGACGTGGTGGGTGTCCACGCTGTCGGCGGCCTGCTCGGCACCCTGCTGATCGGCCTGTTCGCCACGGACGCCGCCCCCAACGGGGTCAGCGGCCTATTCTACGGCGGCGGTTTCTCGCTCCTGGGCATCCAGGCCGTGGCCTGCCTCGCGGTGCTGGCCTATTCGTTCGCGGTCACGTGGCTTATTGCCAAGGTGCTGCAGCTGACCATAGGCCTGCGCATCCCGGAGGAGAGCGAGCTCAAGGGCATTGACCTGATTGCCCACTCCGAATCCGCCTACCTCAATGACGAAGAACCCGTGGAACTCGGCGCGCCGACCCGCTCCTAG